From the genome of Nasonia vitripennis strain AsymCx chromosome 1, Nvit_psr_1.1, whole genome shotgun sequence, one region includes:
- the LOC103315518 gene encoding uncharacterized protein LOC103315518 isoform X2, translating to MNWSSRCSPLRVLIFILLKCGRTRAMLAAEEAAAPRLLVAASHTALSGDLGVLIIELQPSAARATSPGPAEAADTVELADGGDYGQIPLQEPLALRVLRLDGFAAEAVGEVPVQVPNVAGVNVSLVVPCGLFSRGGSYSLELRRRGALLRRAGLEVRWPQPALALEPQRLESFPSQPVLASLEYAGVSCEPAAGLPVPRFSLQLVYCGASVLSCDPRNRSQAQRAAELYSEEVRGFPAQRLLTLRCEFFGLAGHYALRLRPGPAEPSAPTSSAYIKVEWSDLFVFNVRARSVYPCSAGGVSVLFEYPACRLPGDRVRLYGRLRADVASLAPPSSLHYVAELKAPPGQHGLAFDCELFTERFVEYCFVYVSQAYSGAMSEVRVDCIPTFPLQEADAGGWGAWSQWTPCSSSCAGGTRTRHRFCDAPAPRYGAKFCQGPTVESEACGGAAQLDLRGAWSPGDWECRHGAGLAAERPEVAAELGPDCRCGCSLRLADEEERILAASGRLCPGRSFWLVRAGPGRRLRLRFDQARFPCARDELAYARLRDGDSLIDELLADLSAERREPRAGLLTSSGPRLLLEFFSDEQRGCPAGFLAHVSVLRAPEPAQEPSQLNETSAASRPKVLAAAGRWALWLTPAHLVAASLLCLMFLASVFLALQYACKYRKYQLAEDLDSLTDNSACSGSTQAIARRARALSSSTLISEVVSLVRLPGRRGSPRHARLEETSVGEPEEGYESTGSPSASSASSASGASARTLAAEPAGPQPEVRYARPVKLRTFGPISPVSEEAASRSEDGRRLSATSASTSLNNGSSPVSSSSNSTLRRYGGSGSGTGSGSGSGKASKERRNRERLLQGPGSELSLANPELDLELDYYDYNVLNAGAAPGSYLGMDPAFLVWIPPLSGDELDGAALSPAEYRRRLRRLRRRPRLARHQEDSSDAELEPQTGSRGLGPPADCPLHDQIIMEYKARLNEGMLPIHRILEESLPSAAADVIPNRLGGRRLPKRTRQDSSESDGLPVNDLDTPRTRRRLLGRELGRELDRDSATILELNAAQPPQAQTGVNIPLAEFSRNRLDSPVKVHTRCTGSKALALDAAETKPSLYDLIADGDEGIKFADDDEYVDNKVVA from the exons ATGAATTGGTCGTCCAGATGCTCGCCGCTGCGGGTCCTCATTTTCATTCTCCTCAAATGCG GCCGAACGAGAGCGATGCTGGCGGCGGAGGAGGCGGCGGCCCCGCGGCTGCTGGTGGCCGCCTCGCACACGGCCCTCTCGGGCGACCTCGGCGTCCTGATCATCGAGCTGCAGCCGAGTGCGGCCCGCGCGACCAGCCCCGGGCCCGCCGAGGCCGCGGACACCGTTGAGCTCGCCGACGGCGGCGACTACGGCCAGATCCCGCTGCAGGAGCCCCTGGCGCTGAG GGTGCTGCGCCTGGACGGCTTCGCGGCCGAGGCGGTGGGCGAGGTGCCGGTGCAGGTGCCGAACGTCGCCGGGGTGAACGTGTCGCTGGTGGTGCCCTGCGGGCTCTTCTCGCGCGGCGGCAGCTACTCGCTCGAGCTGCGCCGGCGGGGCGCGCTGCTGCGGCGCGCCGGCCTCGAGGTGCGCTGGCCCCagcccgcgctcgcgctcgagcCCCAGCGGCTGGAGAGCTTCCCGAGCCAGCCGGTGCTGGCCAGCCTCGAGTACGCGGGCGTCAGCTGCGAGCCGGCGGCCGGGCTGCCGGTGCCGCGCTTCAGCCTGCAGCTCGTCTACTGCGGCGCGAGCGTGCTCTCCTGCGACCCGCGCAACCGCAGCCAGGCGCAGCGCGCGGCCGAGCTCTACAGCGAGGAGGTGCGCGGCTTCCCGGCCCAGCGGCTGCTCACGCTGCGCTGCGAGTTCTTCGGGCTGGCCGGGCACTACGCGCTGCGGCTGCGGCCCGGCCCGGCGGAGCCGAGCGCCCCCACGAGCAGCGCCTACATCAAGGTCGAGTGGTCGGACCTCTTCGTCTTcaacgtgcgcgcgcgctcggtcTACCCGTGCTCGGCCGGCGGCGTCTCGGTGCTCTTCGAGTACCCGGCCTGCCGGCTGCCCGGCGACCGGGTGCGCCTCTACGGCCGGCTGCGCGCGGACGTCGCCTCGCTGGCGCCGCCCTCGAGCCTGCACTACGTCGCCGAGCTGAAGGCGCCGCCGGGCCAGCACGGGCTCGCCTTCGACTGCGAGCTCTTCACCGAGCGCTTCGTCGAGTACTGCTTCGTCTACGTCAGCCAGGCCTACAGCGGCGCCATGTCCGAGGTGCGGGTCGACTGCATCCCCACCTTCCCGCTGCAGG AGGCCGACGCCGGCGGCTGGGGCGCCTGGAGCCAGTGGACGCCGTGCAGCAGCTCCTGCGCGGGCGGCACGCGGACCCGGCACCGCTTCTGCGACGCGCCCGCCCCGCGCTACGGCGCCAAGTTCTGCCAGGGGCCGACGGTCGAGAGCGAGGCCTGCGGCGGCGCGGCCCAGCTGGACCTGCGCGGCGCCTGGAGCCCCGGCGACTGGGAGTGCCGGCACGGCGCGGGCCTGGCGGCCGAGCGGCCCGAGGTCGCGGCCGAGCTCGGGCCCGACTGCCGCTGCGGCTGCTCGCTGCGGCTCGCGGACGAGGAGGAGCGGATCCTCGCGGCGAGCGGCCGGCTCTGCCCGGGCCGCTCCTTCTGGCTGGTGCGCGCGGGCCCGGGCCGCCGGCTGCGGCTGCGCTTCGACCAGGCGCGCTTCCCCTGCGCCCGGGACGAGCTGGCGTACGCGCGGCTGCGCGACGGCGACTCGCTGATCGACGAGCTGCTGGCCGACCTCTCGGCCGAGCGCCGCGAGCCGCGAGCCGGCCTGCTGACCAGCTCGGGCCCGCGGCTGCTCCTCGAGTTCTTCAGCGACGAGCAGCGCGGCTGCCCCGCCGGCTTCCTCGCCCACGTCTCCGTCCTGCGAGCCC CGGAGCCCGCCCAAGAGCCGAGCCAGCTGAACGAGACGAGCGCCGCCTCGAGGCCGAAGGTCCTGGCTGCGGCGGGCCGCTGGGCCCTCTGGCTGACGCCGGCGCACCTCGTGGCCGCCTCGCTGCTCTGCCTCATGTTCCTCGCCTCCGTCTTCCTGGCGCTCCAGTACGCCTGCAAGTACCGCAAGTACCAGCTGGCCGAGGACCTCGACAGCCTGACCGACAACTCGGCCTGCAGCGGCTCGACGCAGGCCATAGCCCGGCGGGCCAGGGCCCTCTCCTCCTCGACCCTCATCTCCGAGGTCGTCTCGCTGGTCCGGCTGCCCGGCAGGCGCGGCTCGCCGCGGCACGCGCGCCTCGAGGAGACGAGCGTCGGCGAGCCCGAGGAGGGCTACGAGAGCACCGGCAGCCCGAGCGCCTCGAGCGCCTCGAGCGCCTCGGGCGCCTCGGCGAGGACGCTCGCCGCCGAGCCGGCCGGGCCCCAGCCCGAGGTCCGATACGCCCGACCAGTTAA GCTCCGGACTTTCGGGCCGATAAGCCCCGTGTCGGAGGAGGCCGCCTCGAGGTCCGAAGATGGCCGGCGACTCAGCGCCACGAGTGCTTCGACCAGTCTGAATAAC GGCTCCTCGCCGGTGAGCAGCTCCTCCAACTCGACGCTCCGGCGCtacggcggcagcggcagcggcaccggcagcggcagcggcagcggcaagGCGTCCAAGGAGCGCCGGAACCGCGAGCGCCTGCTGCAGGGCCCGGGCTCGGAGCTCAGCCTGGCCAACCCGGAGCTGGACCTCGAGCTCGACTACTACGACTACAACGTGCTGAACGCGGGCGCCGCGCCGGGCTCCTACCTCGGCATGGACCCGGCCTTCCTCGTCTGGATCCCGCCGCTCAGCGGCGACGAGCTCGAC GGCGCGGCCCTGAGCCCGGCCGAGTACCGGCGCCGACTGCGCCGACTGCGCCGCCGGCCGCGGCTCGCGCGCCACCAGGAAGACTCGAGCGACGCGGAGCTCGAGCCGCAGACCGGCTCGCGCGGGCTCGGCCCCCCGGCCGACTGCCCGCTCCACGACCAGATCATCATGGAGTACAAGGCCCGGCTAAACGAGGGCATGCTGCCCATCCACAGGATACTCGAGGAGTCGCTCCCCAGCGCCGCGGCCGACGTCATCCCGAACCGCCTCGGCGGCAGGAGGCTGCCCAAGCGGACGCGCCAGGACAGCAGCGAGTCGGACGGCCTGCCGGTCAACGACCTCGACACGCCGCGGACGAGGCGCAGGCTGCTCGGCCGGGAGCTCGGCCGGGAGCTCGACCGCGACTCGGCGACGATCCTCGAGCTGAACGCGGCGCAGCCGCCCCAGGCCCAGACCGGGGTCAACATTCCGCTGGCCGAGTTCTCGAGGAACCGGCTGGACTCGCCGGTCAAGGTCCACACCCGCTGCACCGGCTCCAAGGCCCTGGCCCTCGACGCCGCCGAGACCAAGCCGAGCCTCTACGACCTCATCGCTGACGGCGACGAGGGCATCAAGTTCGCCGACGATGACGAGTACGTCGACAACAAGGTCGTCGCGTGA
- the LOC103315518 gene encoding uncharacterized protein LOC103315518 isoform X1: MNWSSRCSPLRVLIFILLKCGRTRAMLAAEEAAAPRLLVAASHTALSGDLGVLIIELQPSAARATSPGPAEAADTVELADGGDYGQIPLQEPLALRVLRLDGFAAEAVGEVPVQVPNVAGVNVSLVVPCGLFSRGGSYSLELRRRGALLRRAGLEVRWPQPALALEPQRLESFPSQPVLASLEYAGVSCEPAAGLPVPRFSLQLVYCGASVLSCDPRNRSQAQRAAELYSEEVRGFPAQRLLTLRCEFFGLAGHYALRLRPGPAEPSAPTSSAYIKVEWSDLFVFNVRARSVYPCSAGGVSVLFEYPACRLPGDRVRLYGRLRADVASLAPPSSLHYVAELKAPPGQHGLAFDCELFTERFVEYCFVYVSQAYSGAMSEVRVDCIPTFPLQEADAGGWGAWSQWTPCSSSCAGGTRTRHRFCDAPAPRYGAKFCQGPTVESEACGGAAQLDLRGAWSPGDWECRHGAGLAAERPEVAAELGPDCRCGCSLRLADEEERILAASGRLCPGRSFWLVRAGPGRRLRLRFDQARFPCARDELAYARLRDGDSLIDELLADLSAERREPRAGLLTSSGPRLLLEFFSDEQRGCPAGFLAHVSVLRAPEPAQEPSQLNETSAASRPKVLAAAGRWALWLTPAHLVAASLLCLMFLASVFLALQYACKYRKYQLAEDLDSLTDNSACSGSTQAIARRARALSSSTLISEVVSLVRLPGRRGSPRHARLEETSVGEPEEGYESTGSPSASSASSASGASARTLAAEPAGPQPEVRYARPVKLRTFGPISPVSEEAASRSEDGRRLSATSASTSLNNGSSPVSSSSNSTLRRYGGSGSGTGSGSGSGKASKERRNRERLLQGPGSELSLANPELDLELDYYDYNVLNAGAAPGSYLGMDPAFLVWIPPLSGDELDVAPSAAPSAAEIDCGEGAALSPAEYRRRLRRLRRRPRLARHQEDSSDAELEPQTGSRGLGPPADCPLHDQIIMEYKARLNEGMLPIHRILEESLPSAAADVIPNRLGGRRLPKRTRQDSSESDGLPVNDLDTPRTRRRLLGRELGRELDRDSATILELNAAQPPQAQTGVNIPLAEFSRNRLDSPVKVHTRCTGSKALALDAAETKPSLYDLIADGDEGIKFADDDEYVDNKVVA, encoded by the exons ATGAATTGGTCGTCCAGATGCTCGCCGCTGCGGGTCCTCATTTTCATTCTCCTCAAATGCG GCCGAACGAGAGCGATGCTGGCGGCGGAGGAGGCGGCGGCCCCGCGGCTGCTGGTGGCCGCCTCGCACACGGCCCTCTCGGGCGACCTCGGCGTCCTGATCATCGAGCTGCAGCCGAGTGCGGCCCGCGCGACCAGCCCCGGGCCCGCCGAGGCCGCGGACACCGTTGAGCTCGCCGACGGCGGCGACTACGGCCAGATCCCGCTGCAGGAGCCCCTGGCGCTGAG GGTGCTGCGCCTGGACGGCTTCGCGGCCGAGGCGGTGGGCGAGGTGCCGGTGCAGGTGCCGAACGTCGCCGGGGTGAACGTGTCGCTGGTGGTGCCCTGCGGGCTCTTCTCGCGCGGCGGCAGCTACTCGCTCGAGCTGCGCCGGCGGGGCGCGCTGCTGCGGCGCGCCGGCCTCGAGGTGCGCTGGCCCCagcccgcgctcgcgctcgagcCCCAGCGGCTGGAGAGCTTCCCGAGCCAGCCGGTGCTGGCCAGCCTCGAGTACGCGGGCGTCAGCTGCGAGCCGGCGGCCGGGCTGCCGGTGCCGCGCTTCAGCCTGCAGCTCGTCTACTGCGGCGCGAGCGTGCTCTCCTGCGACCCGCGCAACCGCAGCCAGGCGCAGCGCGCGGCCGAGCTCTACAGCGAGGAGGTGCGCGGCTTCCCGGCCCAGCGGCTGCTCACGCTGCGCTGCGAGTTCTTCGGGCTGGCCGGGCACTACGCGCTGCGGCTGCGGCCCGGCCCGGCGGAGCCGAGCGCCCCCACGAGCAGCGCCTACATCAAGGTCGAGTGGTCGGACCTCTTCGTCTTcaacgtgcgcgcgcgctcggtcTACCCGTGCTCGGCCGGCGGCGTCTCGGTGCTCTTCGAGTACCCGGCCTGCCGGCTGCCCGGCGACCGGGTGCGCCTCTACGGCCGGCTGCGCGCGGACGTCGCCTCGCTGGCGCCGCCCTCGAGCCTGCACTACGTCGCCGAGCTGAAGGCGCCGCCGGGCCAGCACGGGCTCGCCTTCGACTGCGAGCTCTTCACCGAGCGCTTCGTCGAGTACTGCTTCGTCTACGTCAGCCAGGCCTACAGCGGCGCCATGTCCGAGGTGCGGGTCGACTGCATCCCCACCTTCCCGCTGCAGG AGGCCGACGCCGGCGGCTGGGGCGCCTGGAGCCAGTGGACGCCGTGCAGCAGCTCCTGCGCGGGCGGCACGCGGACCCGGCACCGCTTCTGCGACGCGCCCGCCCCGCGCTACGGCGCCAAGTTCTGCCAGGGGCCGACGGTCGAGAGCGAGGCCTGCGGCGGCGCGGCCCAGCTGGACCTGCGCGGCGCCTGGAGCCCCGGCGACTGGGAGTGCCGGCACGGCGCGGGCCTGGCGGCCGAGCGGCCCGAGGTCGCGGCCGAGCTCGGGCCCGACTGCCGCTGCGGCTGCTCGCTGCGGCTCGCGGACGAGGAGGAGCGGATCCTCGCGGCGAGCGGCCGGCTCTGCCCGGGCCGCTCCTTCTGGCTGGTGCGCGCGGGCCCGGGCCGCCGGCTGCGGCTGCGCTTCGACCAGGCGCGCTTCCCCTGCGCCCGGGACGAGCTGGCGTACGCGCGGCTGCGCGACGGCGACTCGCTGATCGACGAGCTGCTGGCCGACCTCTCGGCCGAGCGCCGCGAGCCGCGAGCCGGCCTGCTGACCAGCTCGGGCCCGCGGCTGCTCCTCGAGTTCTTCAGCGACGAGCAGCGCGGCTGCCCCGCCGGCTTCCTCGCCCACGTCTCCGTCCTGCGAGCCC CGGAGCCCGCCCAAGAGCCGAGCCAGCTGAACGAGACGAGCGCCGCCTCGAGGCCGAAGGTCCTGGCTGCGGCGGGCCGCTGGGCCCTCTGGCTGACGCCGGCGCACCTCGTGGCCGCCTCGCTGCTCTGCCTCATGTTCCTCGCCTCCGTCTTCCTGGCGCTCCAGTACGCCTGCAAGTACCGCAAGTACCAGCTGGCCGAGGACCTCGACAGCCTGACCGACAACTCGGCCTGCAGCGGCTCGACGCAGGCCATAGCCCGGCGGGCCAGGGCCCTCTCCTCCTCGACCCTCATCTCCGAGGTCGTCTCGCTGGTCCGGCTGCCCGGCAGGCGCGGCTCGCCGCGGCACGCGCGCCTCGAGGAGACGAGCGTCGGCGAGCCCGAGGAGGGCTACGAGAGCACCGGCAGCCCGAGCGCCTCGAGCGCCTCGAGCGCCTCGGGCGCCTCGGCGAGGACGCTCGCCGCCGAGCCGGCCGGGCCCCAGCCCGAGGTCCGATACGCCCGACCAGTTAA GCTCCGGACTTTCGGGCCGATAAGCCCCGTGTCGGAGGAGGCCGCCTCGAGGTCCGAAGATGGCCGGCGACTCAGCGCCACGAGTGCTTCGACCAGTCTGAATAAC GGCTCCTCGCCGGTGAGCAGCTCCTCCAACTCGACGCTCCGGCGCtacggcggcagcggcagcggcaccggcagcggcagcggcagcggcaagGCGTCCAAGGAGCGCCGGAACCGCGAGCGCCTGCTGCAGGGCCCGGGCTCGGAGCTCAGCCTGGCCAACCCGGAGCTGGACCTCGAGCTCGACTACTACGACTACAACGTGCTGAACGCGGGCGCCGCGCCGGGCTCCTACCTCGGCATGGACCCGGCCTTCCTCGTCTGGATCCCGCCGCTCAGCGGCGACGAGCTCGACGTCGCGCCCTCCGCCGCGCCCTCCGCCGCCGAGATCGACTGCGGCGAGGGCGCGGCCCTGAGCCCGGCCGAGTACCGGCGCCGACTGCGCCGACTGCGCCGCCGGCCGCGGCTCGCGCGCCACCAGGAAGACTCGAGCGACGCGGAGCTCGAGCCGCAGACCGGCTCGCGCGGGCTCGGCCCCCCGGCCGACTGCCCGCTCCACGACCAGATCATCATGGAGTACAAGGCCCGGCTAAACGAGGGCATGCTGCCCATCCACAGGATACTCGAGGAGTCGCTCCCCAGCGCCGCGGCCGACGTCATCCCGAACCGCCTCGGCGGCAGGAGGCTGCCCAAGCGGACGCGCCAGGACAGCAGCGAGTCGGACGGCCTGCCGGTCAACGACCTCGACACGCCGCGGACGAGGCGCAGGCTGCTCGGCCGGGAGCTCGGCCGGGAGCTCGACCGCGACTCGGCGACGATCCTCGAGCTGAACGCGGCGCAGCCGCCCCAGGCCCAGACCGGGGTCAACATTCCGCTGGCCGAGTTCTCGAGGAACCGGCTGGACTCGCCGGTCAAGGTCCACACCCGCTGCACCGGCTCCAAGGCCCTGGCCCTCGACGCCGCCGAGACCAAGCCGAGCCTCTACGACCTCATCGCTGACGGCGACGAGGGCATCAAGTTCGCCGACGATGACGAGTACGTCGACAACAAGGTCGTCGCGTGA
- the LOC100117910 gene encoding tRNA (cytosine(38)-C(5))-methyltransferase has protein sequence MRVLELYSGIGGMHYALQESSVTGKIITSIDINTTANKVYRHNFPETANISRNIESVTVEEIAKLHIDCILMSPPCQPFTRIGLKKDSDDNRCLSLLHILQIIPHIESLDYILLENVKGFESSQARNEVILCLEKSGFNYKELILSPCQFGIPNSRHRYYLIAKRKGLKFIFDDASLITSIPEKVLELLPKNRYTSVPLEDGTHSSIKSKGKCFKLKYILESNVVENFLIPGKILLKRGSLLDIRTPESSGSCCFTKAYSHYVEGTGSVFSPSPDFEIKKKFEEINKSSETPEDKMQALLGLKLRYFTPKEVSRLMCFPENFEFPNDLSNKQKYRLLGNSINVHVVSQLIYLLYFENSVSLT, from the exons ATGAGAGTTTTAGAGTTATATAGTGGTATTGGTGGAATGCATTATGCTCTGCAAG AAAGCAGTGTAACAGGAAAAATCATTACTTCAATCGATATAAACACCACAGCCAATAAAGTGTACAGGCATAATTTTCCAGAGACTGCCAACATTAGTCGCAACATTGAATCTGTTACTGTAGAGGAAATTGCAAAGCTACACATTGATTGCATCCTCATGAGTCCACCTTGCCAACCATTTACGAGAAtaggtttaaaaaaagattccGACGACAACAGATGCTTGTCATTGTTACATATTTTGCAGATTATTCCTCACATTGAATCTCTAGATTATATTCTTTTGGAAAATGTGAAAGGTTTTGAAAGTTCACAGGCAAGGAATGAAGTAATACTATGCTTGGAGAAATCTGGGTTCAATTACAAAGAATTAATACTCAGTCCGTGTCAATTTGGCATACCAAATTCAAGACACAGATACTACTTGATAGCTAAGAGAAAAGGACTAAAGTTTATATTCGATGATGCTTCTTTGATAACTTCAATCCCTGAAAAAGTGTTAGAACTGTTGCCTAAAAATAGATACACGTCAGTGCCACTCGAAGACGGGACACATAGCTCGATTAAGAGTAAAGGCAAATgctttaaattaaaatatatattagaaAGCAATGTTGTTGAAAACTTTTTGATTCCTggtaaaatacttttaaaacgAGGTAGTCTATTAGATATCCGAACACCAGAATCAAGCGGTTCATGTTGTTTCACAAAAGCTTATAGTCATTACGTTGAAGGTACAGGATCAGTTTTCTCTCCATCTCcagattttgaaattaaaaaaaaatttgaagaaaTTAATAAGAGTAGTGAAACACCAGAAGATAAGATGCAAGCTTTGCTTGGTTTGAAACTCAGATACTTCACACCCAAAGAAGTATCGAGACTTATGTGTTTTccggaaaattttgaatttcccaACGATTTGagtaacaaacaaaaatacagaTTACTGGGTAACTCAATAAACGTTCATGTAGTAAGCCAATtgatatatttattgtattttgaGAATAGCGTGTCATTGACATAA
- the LOC100115495 gene encoding transcription factor MafK, whose protein sequence is MDGKRSMKMDPLSPGPCLDISDDELVTISVRDLNRQLKMRGLSREEIIRMKQRRRTLKNRGYAASCRIKRIEQKDELESEKTQEYRDMEAMQEDNNRMRDEIESYHSKYMALKKFAAEKKIHIPPELETM, encoded by the exons ATGGATGGTAAAAGGTCTATGAAAATG GATCCTTTATCGCCTGGGCCTTGCCTTGACATAAGTGATGATGAGCTCGTCACAATTTCAGTGAGAGATTTAAACCGACAGCTCAAGATGCGTGGATTGTCACGCGAAGAAATCATTCGTATGAAACAGCGCAGGCGAACTCTCAAGAATAGAGGTTATGCTGCAAGTTGTCGCATTAAACGGATCGAGCAGAAGGACGAATTGGAATCTGAAAAGACGCAAGAGTACAGAGACATGGAGGCCATGCAGGAAGATAATAACAGAATGCGCGATGAAATAGAGTCGTATCATTCAAAGTATATGGCCTTGAAGAAATTCGCtgctgagaaaaaaattcacattccTCCAGAATTGGAAACTATGTAA